In a genomic window of Burkholderiales bacterium:
- a CDS encoding diguanylate cyclase encodes MKVLIAEDEEVGLFMLESALTKAGYEVVAARDGREAWEILQRHDTPQLAIIDWMMPGMDGIELCRRVREARTGPYIYILMLTGKARKEDIVAGMQAGADDYIPKPFDADELRVRVRAGERIVVLQEALRVQATQDALTGAMNRGAIFDVLKRELAQSARTQAPVGVVIADLDHFKQINDTHGHPAGDAVLREAAARLKSVLRAYDALGRYGGEEFVLVLPSCNAQQAFEVAERARRAIANTPAITASGAVPITASFGVAGGGPAALDVDALVRAADDALYRAKRGGRNRVEIAGD; translated from the coding sequence GTGAAAGTGCTGATCGCGGAAGACGAGGAAGTCGGCCTTTTCATGCTGGAATCGGCGCTGACCAAGGCCGGCTACGAGGTCGTCGCGGCGCGCGACGGCCGCGAAGCGTGGGAGATCCTGCAGCGCCACGACACGCCGCAGCTCGCCATCATCGACTGGATGATGCCCGGCATGGACGGCATCGAGCTCTGCCGCCGCGTGCGCGAAGCGCGCACCGGCCCGTACATCTACATCCTCATGCTCACCGGCAAAGCGCGCAAGGAAGACATCGTCGCGGGCATGCAGGCCGGCGCCGACGACTACATCCCGAAGCCGTTCGACGCCGACGAGCTGCGCGTGCGCGTGCGCGCGGGCGAGCGCATCGTGGTGCTGCAGGAAGCGCTGCGCGTGCAAGCGACGCAGGACGCGCTGACCGGCGCGATGAATCGCGGCGCGATCTTCGACGTGCTCAAGCGCGAGCTCGCGCAGTCCGCTCGCACGCAGGCGCCGGTCGGCGTGGTCATCGCCGACCTCGATCACTTCAAGCAGATCAACGACACCCACGGCCATCCCGCGGGCGACGCCGTGCTGCGCGAAGCCGCGGCACGGCTGAAGAGCGTGCTGCGTGCGTACGACGCGCTCGGCCGTTACGGCGGCGAAGAGTTCGTGCTCGTGCTGCCCTCGTGCAACGCGCAGCAGGCGTTCGAGGTCGCGGAGCGCGCGCGCCGCGCGATCGCGAACACCCCGGCGATCACCGCGAGCGGCGCCGTGCCGATCACCGCGAGCTTCGGCGTCGCGGGCGGCGGCCCCGCGGCGCTCGATGTCGACGCGCTGGTGCGCGCGGCCGACGATGCGCTCTACCGCGCCAAGCGCGGCGGGCGCAACCGCGTGGAGATCGCGGGCGACTGA
- a CDS encoding response regulator, producing the protein MAACDGDGAGTAGEGRSLRVLIAEDNEVNRALAVRLLARRGHEAVVVGTGLEALAAWEDGRFDLILMDLQMPQMDGLAATAAIRDRERARATYTPIIALTANAASTDEARCLAAGMDAFISKPVRIAAFYKAIAAVLDRDAALHPEETILSQVPEVFDLKTALDAVDGERELLSGMIAIYLRQTPRVMQDIDAAMAAGDAGALEIAAHKLKGSVAMFGARAAREAAQHLEDLAETRDLSQAQAARGELGAEIERLTAALEAVRAEDER; encoded by the coding sequence ATGGCGGCTTGCGACGGCGACGGTGCGGGCACGGCGGGCGAAGGCCGCAGTCTGCGCGTCCTGATCGCCGAGGACAACGAGGTCAATCGCGCGCTCGCGGTGAGGCTGCTCGCGAGGCGAGGCCACGAGGCGGTGGTCGTCGGCACCGGGCTCGAAGCCCTCGCCGCGTGGGAGGATGGACGTTTCGATCTGATCCTGATGGATTTGCAGATGCCGCAGATGGATGGACTGGCAGCGACCGCTGCGATCAGGGACCGCGAAAGAGCGCGCGCCACGTACACGCCGATCATCGCGCTCACCGCCAACGCCGCCAGCACCGACGAAGCGCGCTGCCTTGCGGCGGGCATGGATGCCTTCATCTCCAAGCCCGTGCGCATCGCGGCTTTCTACAAGGCGATCGCGGCGGTGCTCGACCGCGATGCCGCCCTACATCCAGAGGAGACGATCCTGTCGCAAGTACCCGAAGTTTTCGACCTCAAGACCGCGCTCGATGCGGTCGACGGCGAGCGCGAGCTGCTCTCCGGCATGATCGCGATCTACCTGCGCCAGACCCCGCGGGTGATGCAGGACATCGACGCCGCGATGGCCGCCGGCGATGCGGGCGCGCTGGAGATCGCGGCGCACAAGCTCAAGGGCTCGGTGGCGATGTTCGGCGCCCGCGCCGCGCGCGAGGCCGCGCAGCATCTCGAAGACCTCGCCGAAACGCGGGATCTCTCCCAGGCGCAGGCCGCGCGCGGCGAGCTCGGCGCCGAGATCGAACGACTCACCGCGGCGCTCGAAGCGGTGCGTGCGGAGGACGAACGGTGA
- a CDS encoding zinc-dependent alcohol dehydrogenase, whose product MRALCYHGKEDVRIDNVPDPILKDSKDVIVQITSTAICGSDLHLYDGYMKTMEKGDVLGHEPMGVVVEVGPAVKKLKKGDRVVVPFTISCGTCWFCEQGMFSACDESNPNKEMAAKVMGQSPAGLFGYSHMLGGFAGGQAEYLRVPYADVGPLKIESDLADEQVLFLSDIFPTGYMAAENAEIQPGDTVAVWGCGPVAQFCIQSAWMLGAGRVIAIDRVPERLLMAQTRGKAETIDFDKEDVYERLMEMTRGRGPDRCIDAVGCEAHASGSFDAALDKVKAELYLGTDRAHALREAIMCCRKGGTLSVPGVYIGFPDKLPFGAAMNKGLTFRMGQTHVPKYHAMLLKHIEKGDIDPSFVVTHRLPLDEGPKAYKTFRDKDDGCIKVVLKP is encoded by the coding sequence ATGCGCGCATTGTGTTACCACGGCAAGGAGGACGTCCGCATCGACAACGTCCCCGATCCCATCCTGAAGGACTCCAAAGACGTGATCGTGCAGATCACGTCGACGGCGATCTGCGGCTCGGATCTCCATCTCTACGACGGCTACATGAAGACGATGGAGAAAGGCGACGTGCTCGGCCACGAGCCGATGGGCGTCGTCGTCGAGGTCGGCCCGGCGGTGAAGAAGCTGAAAAAGGGCGACCGCGTGGTCGTGCCTTTCACGATCTCGTGCGGGACGTGCTGGTTTTGCGAGCAGGGCATGTTCTCGGCCTGCGACGAGTCCAATCCCAACAAGGAGATGGCCGCGAAGGTGATGGGACAGTCGCCGGCGGGGCTGTTCGGCTACTCGCACATGCTCGGCGGTTTCGCCGGTGGGCAGGCCGAGTACCTGCGGGTCCCTTATGCCGACGTCGGTCCGCTGAAAATCGAGAGCGATCTTGCCGACGAGCAGGTGCTGTTCCTCTCCGACATCTTTCCGACCGGCTACATGGCGGCCGAGAACGCCGAGATCCAGCCCGGCGATACCGTCGCGGTGTGGGGCTGCGGCCCGGTCGCGCAGTTCTGCATCCAGAGCGCGTGGATGCTCGGCGCGGGACGCGTGATCGCGATAGACCGCGTCCCCGAGCGGCTGCTCATGGCGCAGACCAGGGGCAAGGCCGAGACGATCGACTTCGACAAGGAAGACGTCTACGAGCGTCTGATGGAGATGACCAGGGGGCGCGGTCCCGACCGCTGCATCGACGCCGTCGGCTGCGAAGCGCACGCGAGCGGCAGCTTCGACGCGGCGCTCGACAAGGTGAAGGCGGAGCTCTATCTCGGGACCGACCGCGCGCACGCGCTGCGCGAAGCGATCATGTGCTGCCGCAAGGGCGGCACCCTCTCGGTGCCCGGCGTCTACATCGGCTTCCCGGACAAGCTGCCCTTCGGCGCGGCGATGAACAAAGGTCTCACGTTCCGCATGGGCCAGACCCACGTGCCCAAGTACCACGCGATGCTGTTGAAGCACATCGAGAAAGGCGACATCGATCCGTCGTTCGTCGTCACGCATCGTCTCCCGCTCGATGAAGGCCCGAAGGCGTACAAGACGTTTCGGGACAAGGACGACGGCTGCATAAAAGTTGTTCTGAAGCCATAG